The nucleotide sequence GGGCACCTTATACAACTACTTCGAGAACAAACAGACGCTGTTTCAGTCGCTTGTCGAGCGTCGGCTCGCCGAGTACAACGCGCGCATCGCCGCGGCGTGTGCGGCGGTGTCCGCGCCCGACGACGAACTTCGTGCGCTCGTTCGCGTGTCGTTCGAGTTCCTCGACGCGCACCGCGCCATCTATCGGGTCTTCGCCGAACTCGGCGGCGGATCGATGATGGGTGTGCGGGTCGTGGGCGGGGCGGCCGCGGCCGCGCTGCAGGAGGAGTACCTGCGCACGTACCAGCGCGTGGTCGCCCATCTGCTCGCGGCCGGCCGGCTGCGGACGGATGCTCCGGCCGGCCAGATCACCGCGTTCTTGATCGGGACGATGACCGGCGCGGTCCAGGACTGGATGATGACCGGCGACGCGGCCCCGCTGTCGGCGCGCGCGGCACTCGTCTGCGACCTGTTTCTTTCGGGCGCGGGAGCCAAGCCATGAACCGAATCGTTGCGATATCAACCCTTGCGTTGGCGCTCGCGGCGCGCGCACGGCCGGCGGCGGCCGACCGCCTCACGTTTGATGCCGTCGTCGACATCGCGCTGTCCGACAGTCCAGACCTGGCGATCGCCAACGTCGCCGTGTCCGCGGCCAATACGCATCTCGAGTCGACGCGCGCTCTGTATTGGCCGCGCGTGTCGGTCGACGGCAACGCCCTGATGTGGGGCAGCGACATCGCGTTCGACATCCCCGTGCCGTGTGCCGACGATCCGGCGACTCCGGCCAACGAATGCCCGATGGGCGTGGCGCTGCAATCGGTCACCGTGCGCGATCGCGTGACGGCGAACGCGAAGGTCACGGCGACCCAGGGGATCACGCCCCTGTGGGTGATCGCCGAGATGGTGGACGCCGACGAGGCGGCCGTCGCCGTCGCCGAGGCCGAGCGCGCGACCGCGCGGCTGGAAGTGGCATACCGCGCGGCGGAGGGCTACGTGCGGCTGCTGCAGGCCCAGGCCGCCCGTTCGATCGCCGAAACCGGCGTCGCCCAGCTCGAAGCGCACCTCGAGCGCGCGCGCGCGTTGCACGACGGCGGCGTGCTCGAGCGCGTGGACGTGATGCGCATCGAGGCGGCGCTCGCCGAGGCGAGACAGCGGGCGATCGCCGCCGCTCGCGGCGTCGGCATCGCCCGCGATGCGCTCATTTTCACGCTGGGGCTCGCGCGCGACGCGGACGTCGACATCGCCGACGACCTGCCCGCGACGCCGCCACCGCCGCCCGCGCTCGACGGCGGTGCGGTCGACGACGCGGCGGAGCATCGGCCCGAGGT is from Deltaproteobacteria bacterium and encodes:
- a CDS encoding TetR/AcrR family transcriptional regulator encodes the protein MGVRRQQRGRPGTRGTRGGSAPRGALRDRARAVIRDAMLDAAERVFATAGYQGARMVDVAAAAGVATGTLYNYFENKQTLFQSLVERRLAEYNARIAAACAAVSAPDDELRALVRVSFEFLDAHRAIYRVFAELGGGSMMGVRVVGGAAAAALQEEYLRTYQRVVAHLLAAGRLRTDAPAGQITAFLIGTMTGAVQDWMMTGDAAPLSARAALVCDLFLSGAGAKP
- a CDS encoding TolC family protein — protein: MNRIVAISTLALALAARARPAAADRLTFDAVVDIALSDSPDLAIANVAVSAANTHLESTRALYWPRVSVDGNALMWGSDIAFDIPVPCADDPATPANECPMGVALQSVTVRDRVTANAKVTATQGITPLWVIAEMVDADEAAVAVAEAERATARLEVAYRAAEGYVRLLQAQAARSIAETGVAQLEAHLERARALHDGGVLERVDVMRIEAALAEARQRAIAAARGVGIARDALIFTLGLARDADVDIADDLPATPPPPPALDGGAVDDAAEHRPEVAATRQRVAQARAAARIEQLQRLPRVYAVATYQRTEGGGTFQAADDWFVGVTLQWDAWDWGHQRKRAAAAALDAERAKLAAARHRDRVRLEIARAAADARSAYGAVAVAAAGLTAAEEAFRIRRERFDAGALTATDLLDAETEVTRARLGYASARYDYYLALVALARATGRLPGPFVTGGK